AGATATCTGATAATCTTGGATGATGTGTGGGAAGAAGATAAAGTCAAATTGCAACATCTGATGGAAATGTTACAATATGGTAAAAAGGGCAGTAAGATCGTAATGACTACCCGTTCAAAAAAAGTAGTTGATGTAGTTGATCAACTGCGTACTGTTTTTCCTGCAAAGGAAGTAAAAATCTACCATGTGACCTTGAACATTTTGTCAGATAATAACTGCTGGAAGGTGATGTGGCAAAGGGAATTAGGATCAGATAAAAACCTAGGAGAAGGCTTAGAAGAAATCGGGAAGGAAATTGCGAAGAAGTGTGGGGGTCTACCACTACTGGCATGTTCTCTTGGATATTTAATGTCCAGGCGCAAGACTACAGAGGCATGGGAAGATATAAGAGATAGGATTATTTCGAATCCTAAAGCAGACTGTGTAAAAGACATTTTAAATTGCCTTAAGTTGAGCTACCACTGCATGCCTTTCAACTTCAAGCTGTGCTTTACATACTGTGCTGTTTTCCCCAAGGGTTTTGCTATCAATAGTGATATTCTGATCCAACAGTGGAGCGCCCTTGGATATATTAAATCAGTTGAAGAAGGTAAAAGTTGTATCGACGACTATCTTCTGGGGATGTCCTTTCTTCAAATTTCACCGTCCTCGCAGGTTAGTGCCATAGTGGCAATGTTTCATTCCCTTTAGTTGCTTGCAACATGGCATTATGCTAACAAAAACAATGTTGAACTTCAAATATTTAGTATCATAGGCAATGGTTCTAAATATGCCGTGGAAGTCCGCTCTTGATCTGTTATCATTAAAAGTGAATGGTACTATACATCTACCTCGAAAGGAGCTCTAAAATAACTCATGATGCTAATTTCGAAATGTTACTAATGTATTATGAGCATGTCTTATTCTGGTTTCTAGACTTCGATCTGCCTCAGTGCCCATCTAATCCCCACTCTTTACCTTGGCCTGAAGTCTGCCAAGCAAAGAAAACCAAACCTGAAGTTAGAGATAAGATCTTTTGAAAAGAATTGGGTTGTCTAGTAGGGCAGGATTGTAATGGCAAGCTCCTCTAGGATGATAATTAtcaataaatgttggaaaaggAATAAAAAGATATATTCTTTTCTTGCATATATCCGCCTCTCTCAACTGCATATACCTTGGGAGGCCCTAGTTGCATGCCATCGTGACCCTGATCATTATTACCACAATCATTGAGTCCGATCACTACTGAGGCCCTCATCCAGTCATCTGGTCTGCCATCAACTAGAACTATTACATCCACTCGGATATAACCTTAATAACACTAACTGTAATGGTGACATTTTCAAATCTAGAGCTATTTTACTGCAGGGTTTTGTGGATCTAAATGATTTGCCCTCTATTCCTCTGCTTTACCCGTGGTGTCACTTACAATGCATATCTGAGACTAGAGGGACCTACCTCCAAGTGTTATAAATATTCCACTTATGTTTTGGAAAATCCGCATGACTCCTGAACCATGTAACCAACCACGATCAGACAGATAAATTTGGTGAATCTAAAATATATATTAGTCTCTAGCACACATGTATGACTCCTGAATTATGTCACCAACTATGACCAATTGTGTATATGAGATTAATTCCAGTCTGATCATGCGGGTTAACAGCCTGCAGAGCTGATCCTGCAAAACAAACGTAGCTCTGCCGTCGTGCTATACCCGGGTCAAATATGTATGTACATAAAAGATATTCCAGTAAAGTGCTTTCAATTAATTCCTCTACGTAGGATCTAGGATACCAACTAAAGGGAAGTGAATAGGCGGTTTCAACTAAAAATACAACACTAAATAAAGCTAGGTGAGGGTTTGTAACCTAGGGTGACAAAATACAATTCAATCTCTAAGAATACAATCGCTCAAAGTAAATTGCAGTAGTGAAATTGAGCAAAAGAAAAAACCGAAGACAAGAGAAGAATTTATCCCATGGTGTCGCTGACTTGGTGGTCACCCCTAATCCACgttgaggtggattcaatgTTCCAACCACTTCTCTATCAAGACTCCGCTTGATCTTGAGCCATCTTGGATCAAATAACCTCGATTCCACTAGAGTTGCTCTTCACCGATCCGGCGAGATGAGCACAAGAACCTCTCGCAAGAATAACTGGGACTCCTTCACAATCTTCTTGAAGGGTTTAACAGTTCCACAGCCTCCAAGCTGTCTAGGAGGCgacaacctccaagagtaacaagttGACGATGCTTGCTTGAAGACTCCCTAGTACTACAAAGCTCAAACTCTTGATACAATACACTAGAATCCTCTCAATCTCACAAGAATGCAACCTCTAAGCaaagagagtgagagagaggagaagaatgGTTCAAGTATGTGAAGAAAGCTTTCCAAAATGCCAAGAGACCTCACCCAAGGCTAGACGTGAGGTATATATAGAGCCATCCCCTAATCTAGCCGTTACATTCAAAATGCATGAAAATAGGGGTTTGGCGGACCGTCCGTTGACGAGATCGGACTGTCCGCCATTCAACTCAATAGCTATATTGACAATAAATGTGTGTTAGAACTATCCATTACATGTCAGGTGAACCATTCGGCCTTAACTCCTTACAGGCGCGAACCGTCCACGGTTCAAGAGTCCAACCACGCAGCCAGCTATTAGACACGTCCAGAACATGTCCAACTGCAAGAATTACTACGGCGGACCGTTCGCCTTAGGGGACCGGACCATCCGCCGATCATTTTGCCCACGCACAAGTTAGGTGACAAACCGTGGACCGTCCGCTGTTCACGTTCAAGCACCACACAGAACCAACAATGGTTCTATCGAAATTTACGACAATCCCTTAGGGCTGGACCATCCTCCGTTCACACTCAAGCACCACACAGAACCAAGAATGGTTCTGTGTAAATTGTAGAACAAGCAACGGACCCTCCGCCCTTCAACTTTTCAGTACAATAGAACACTCTCAAACATGGTTAAATCAAATAACGGAGACCATCTGGGCGTTAACCATTTTATAAAAAACTGATTTTATCATTGTTCTTTCCACTTTTTCAAACGATATACTATCACATATGCATACAACTCAATTGTTTGAATAAAGTAGCACTATAGAACCGttaagaaaatgaaattaacccctcttgatagtactgCTATCTAGTCTACAAATCGGGTCAATTATCATCCACTAAGCACTTCTTGACCGGTAAAATAGAAAAGCCCTACAatatttacctttgccttgagctcTTCAATGTTAATTCATCCAAGCTATCACCATAGCATCCATTGAAGCTTAATTCATCTACGGAACTAACCTATACTCATATCTCATTAATTACCAAACCTAaattaggggcctagatgcttcCACTCTACTATATTCCAGCACAATAGTTCTCGGCACCTCGAGTACCACTTTCTCGAGTTGGATTCCACATCAATTATTCTCTTTCGTATCTGAATAATTCCACATTGAGTTGAACAATGACCATAATATATAAACAAAGTTGAAAAGCCACATAAAACCCAACATTTACGAAGACTAACACATCATCGAGCACTCCAAATCGGTACATTTAAGTTCTAGGACAAATGTTATTTAAAGTTGAAATTTAAGAGCAAGTATTGATACGTGTGATGTTTTATATCTCTAATTAAATATAGACAATAAAATGGAAAATGATCAATGGgcaaaaatataataaataatgGAGCATATTATAACACTTTAAGTAAAGGGCTGAAATATTGTATATCTCAGCCCCCATATAGGATATATACATGTAGCAATTCAGTTTGGTTTCTCGTTAATTTACCAAAATTATCTAGTGTAACAATTAAGCACTCTGACATCATATGGATGTACAACTCAATTTAACATTCTTCTTTAAGAAAAATGACACATGCACAACCTATGATCTATCCTTCGTATTCTCAGTTTGTTAATTCTAGAATATTGCAATAAGGATAAATTAAACCCTGCACCAATAAGCATTTGGCTATAATGGACAATTTAAATCCGAGTTGGCATTTCTGAAGCACAAGATAGTTGACTCAACACTTCacatatttgtttttttccttgtaCTATTTTTCTATAATATATAGATCGTCACGTACCATCAGATCACAGTGAATTAATCACTTTTATTTAAATTCGTTTTTATATTCTGTAAACAAAAAAAGCAGATTGACATGGTGGGTTAAGGGTTTTTGCTCCACTCCCTCCTTCCTTCTCACACATACATGTATGTGAAACCCTTTGATTTGATTCAAATACAAAGTACAGGGCATCCCCTTGGCCTACCATACTGACAAGTAAAAACCAGATTAACAGTTTAAGTTATTGTTTGGGCTATAGCTAGGACACCTTTATATTGATTATATTAACTGATTGCTTATTTTTCTATATAGTTGTAAGGTTTATGTtgatttaccttttttttttttgaacaagctAAACTGGATTTACCTTCATAGTTATGGATGACTGCACAACTAATAGTAATACCTTATTATATGCAGGTTGCTCCAATGCATTCCAGAGCTccctacaagctcatcatgcATGATATGGTGCACGAACTTGCAAAAGAAATTGCTGACAATGAGACAGTTATTCGAGATGATCCAGGAAAAATGATATGGAGTAAATCTGAAAAGCATTATTGCCGACATATGCATCTAGTCAATTATGATAAGGAGCAATCAGAGGTTCTCAGAAAGGTTCCTGGAAAAATTAGATCTCTTCATTTTACAGGGTGCAGTAGAATGCTGCTTCAACAGAATTCATTCTCCAAAGCCAAGTATCTGCGTGTCCTGGACATAAGTGGATGCTCCAGAGAAGGGCAACATACTCCAGGCAGCACAGCAATGTTATTGCCATCTAACATGGATCGACTCATGCTGCTAAGGTACCTTGATGCCTCAGGGTTGCCAATTTCAACACTTCCAAATTCATTGCTTAGACTTCAAAGTATGCAGACTCTTATTCTTTCCAACTGCACACTTGAAACCCTTCCAGATGATATTGGCAGCCTCCTCAAACTTTGTTATTTGGACCTATCTGGCAATAGAAGCCTTAAAGAACTACCCAAATCACTGGGGAACCTCAGCAGACTCTCTTTCCTCAACCTATCAGGGTGTTCTAAACTCAAAGAGGTGCCTGAAACAATTCATTTGCTTCAATGTTTGCGTCATCTAGACATGTCAGGCTGCTGTGAGCTTCAAAAGCTTCCAGATGAGATCTGTATCCTCCCAAAGCTCTTGGTCTTAAACTTGTCAAGTTGTTGCAACCTAACCAAACTACCTGACAAACTTGAACTGAAGACTTTAGAGCATATGAACCTATCAAGTTGCCATGAACTACAAAACCTGCCGCAAAATCTTGGCAAGCTTTGCAATCTTAAGTTCTTAAACCTCTCTGATTGCCACAAGGTTCAAGTTTTACCTGATTCCTTTTGCAATCTTACGAATTTGAAAGAACTAAACCTTTCAGACTGCCATGATATCAGAGAACTCCCAGAATGTATTAATAACCTATCCAGGCTTCATTCTCTGAACCTAACAAGTTGTTATAAGCTTCAATCGTTGCCTAGTACATTCTGCAAAATGTCTGAGTTGAAGCATCTCAATTTGTCATACTGTGCAAGACTTAAGAAGCTTCCCATGTCATTTGGGGAACTGAGGCTTCAAACATTGGACATAAGTTGTTGTGTTACTCTCCATGACTTGCCTGAAGGTATTAACAAGATGACTAGTCTCACCCAACTTCACGTCACATCAGGACATCCTAGTATGTTTACAAAGGCTCAAACCATCAAGAAGGATCTAAATATCACCAACCGCAATGTGCATGATGTTAGTGTGATTGATGATGGAAAATGTCAGGAGTTAGAAATTACAGACCTACTGAATGTCAATCATCTAGAAAATATAGACAGAACTAATCTACATGATAATCCAGAGCTTCGGGTGCTACGACTTCGCTGGGATTGTAGTATCTTGGAGAAGCAGACAGATGCAGGGAATCTTGATTGCAGTATCTCAGAGAAGAGGATAGATGAGGGGAGTCTTAAGTGCAGTAAACCGGAAAAGAAGACAGATCTGGGAAAACAGGTGTTGGAGAACCTCATACCTCCTCGAAGTCTTGAAGACTTTGCGTTATTTGGATATCCGAGTAAGGACTTCCCTACCTGGATCCATGACATCTCCTCCTATCTCCCTAATGTCCACAGCATCTACCTCTATAAAGCAGAATGCCATTCCCTTCCACCAATTGGACGACTGCCAAATCTTAGATATTTGGTAATAAACAGCGTTCCCAACATTACAAAAATCGGCAAAGAATTCTATGGGAAAGAAGGAACCTGTAACAAGTTAAGATTTATTTCATTGGAATCATTGGATAACTTGGCTGAATGGTGGACAACACGGTCAGGCCACAAACATGAAGATTTCTTAATCCCTAATTTAC
This sequence is a window from Setaria italica strain Yugu1 chromosome III, Setaria_italica_v2.0, whole genome shotgun sequence. Protein-coding genes within it:
- the LOC101759860 gene encoding putative disease resistance protein RGA3, which encodes MLLGRPGSSLPGTRVETQQHPLRTFALPHSKSRSELPSAEATSEMETDVAWSIADKLGRLVLREASLLWNFKDDVYGMKETMEKLEDRMRYADNRNSGAVEEPAEIVRLQKKFRSVAYDIEDVLDESSAIDKVKYSNPIYKRHTMAHKIKKIKDELDIVEKEAEHLNLVYPSAPTRSEGIVAEANIARTYFMDTEIMVGREKEKVHIMKLLLKSEADEDISIIPIVGLGGIGKTTLAGAVFRDKRTNIFDLKVWVHVSKKFDLLTIGKKIISSRGDENSGTSINDNFPCIKEQIKILPPRRYLIILDDVWEEDKVKLQHLMEMLQYGKKGSKIVMTTRSKKVVDVVDQLRTVFPAKEVKIYHVTLNILSDNNCWKVMWQRELGSDKNLGEGLEEIGKEIAKKCGGLPLLACSLGYLMSRRKTTEAWEDIRDRIISNPKADCVKDILNCLKLSYHCMPFNFKLCFTYCAVFPKGFAINSDILIQQWSALGYIKSVEEGKSCIDDYLLGMSFLQISPSSQVAPMHSRAPYKLIMHDMVHELAKEIADNETVIRDDPGKMIWSKSEKHYCRHMHLVNYDKEQSEVLRKVPGKIRSLHFTGCSRMLLQQNSFSKAKYLRVLDISGCSREGQHTPGSTAMLLPSNMDRLMLLRYLDASGLPISTLPNSLLRLQSMQTLILSNCTLETLPDDIGSLLKLCYLDLSGNRSLKELPKSLGNLSRLSFLNLSGCSKLKEVPETIHLLQCLRHLDMSGCCELQKLPDEICILPKLLVLNLSSCCNLTKLPDKLELKTLEHMNLSSCHELQNLPQNLGKLCNLKFLNLSDCHKVQVLPDSFCNLTNLKELNLSDCHDIRELPECINNLSRLHSLNLTSCYKLQSLPSTFCKMSELKHLNLSYCARLKKLPMSFGELRLQTLDISCCVTLHDLPEGINKMTSLTQLHVTSGHPSMFTKAQTIKKDLNITNRNVHDVSVIDDGKCQELEITDLLNVNHLENIDRTNLHDNPELRVLRLRWDCSILEKQTDAGNLDCSISEKRIDEGSLKCSKPEKKTDLGKQVLENLIPPRSLEDFALFGYPSKDFPTWIHDISSYLPNVHSIYLYKAECHSLPPIGRLPNLRYLVINSVPNITKIGKEFYGKEGTCNKLRFISLESLDNLAEWWTTRSGHKHEDFLIPNLLRLEVKDCAKLKFLPYPPKTMYWYLHSSEEVLPEHGYGLLSSSTLPFSVHIVDCRFSLDKWARLQHLATLEVLGIVGCRDLSTLPEIFQCFGNIRNLYLRSWEKLEILPEWLGQLISLEVLRIKSCPRLKCLPESIRNLTALKKLYISDCPKLIEGEDDHKISHVPEKKFIGVLSQGIPMKPQGSRHSDMQKLLGFSLVGVVSLCLYILARSELISS